The window CTAACGGCAGCAAGCTAACTTGGGACTGAAATGACAGCTAGCTACACATTTGATATGAAGGAACAATGTGGTATTGTATTCCCGGATACTCACTGGTCATTTCTACTCGTAGGCTacatatacccattgattcttgaacaaTATAGCTAGTTATAAATGCTCTATTATATGAGCTTAACAGAGATAGAGGTTTTGTGTACATCGTTTAGCTTGTACAACTTTTCTTACCCTCGCTATCATAACCCAAATTGTACTCAAATGTTTGTTTTTGGGTGTCATTCTAAACAGAAAATCTATCGCTTCAAAGTATGTTTCCTACTACCATGACAGGTCCATGGACTTGCATGCATGGCTGTCTATGACTGTAAGAGTCCCAAAAGAGATACATCATGATGTCCCTACCAGAGGCAGGTGGGAGGAGCTATGTGGACAAGCTCatgtgtaatggctggaatgtaaTTCATGGAactgtatcaaacatatggaaaccaagtttgactccgttccattccATCCATTGAGTCCATCCTCCTACAGCTCATCCCTACTTAACCCATTTATCAGTTTACAAAAAGAAGTGGCAGGGTCAAACTGCTGAAATACATTAACAGATTGTGCCTTTAATTAAATGAAAAGTACATCTTGAAATAACTCCAGCTCAAGTAGGAGTTACAATTGTCTTTTAGGTCCAGACCGACGCCCAGCAGGTTGCTGGTGACAAGTTTGTCTTCAACCTACCAGACTATGAGAATGTGAACCATGTAGTGGTGTTCATGTTGGGCACAGTGCCTTTCCCTGCGGGGATGGGTGGAGCCGTCTACTTCTCCTTCCCGGACCCTGTCGGTGGGCAGGTCTGGCAGCTCCTGGGTTTCATCACCAACGACAAGCCAAGTGCCATCTTTAAAATATCTCAATTAAAACCAGGTGAGTAtcattcaaatgtatttaataaAGTCCTTCTTACATTAGTAGTTGTCACAAGGTGTTttgtcagtatgtgtgttagtgatGTAGTGCTAAAACAATGGTGGGTAAACTGTGATCGCCAGTTGCGGTGGGAAAAAAGCATTTTCTTTGCAAAAGGTGGGTAAACTGTTGAGCAAAAGTTCCACACCATTGGTGTTTCTGCTGTCTTCCTATAGGTGAGGGTGGAGAGCATCCATTTAGGATGATGACAGTACCTCAGCTTGCCTCCGTGGCCCAAGTTGGTGTGTCTATTGAGCCTTTGGAGCAGCTGGTCCAACAGACGCCTGTATCAGGTGCCACTGTGTGCGCTGTTGACTCCTTTATGCAGGTTAGAACATTATGGGTGGTTTGCAGTGTACATAATCAGTGAAAGTAACCTTCCTTTGATAATATGTATACGAGTCAATACTCAAGCTGCTTGGTTTGATTGCTGTGTACCAGCAACATGGGTGTATTTACAGTGCCTATGGAAAGTCTACACCCCCTTTAACTTTTTTCACCTTGCTGTTAAAGTGATAGATTTAATTGTATTCATTTGTAATTGAGCTACACAAAATACTGTCTGTGAAAATAAAATTctacacatttaaaaaaacaaaaaacataactAAACTATAGTtattgcatatgtattcacccctttgtttaggcaagcctaaattagtccAGAAGTCAATTTTggtttaacaaatcacataagttaTATGGACTCACACggttgactttaaaaaaaaaatgactaCACCTTCCTCTGTCCCTCATACATACATCTGTAAGGCCCCTCAGTCatgtattgaatttcaagcacagattcaactacaaagaccaagtAGCTTTTTCGAAAGCCTCAAAGGGCagagatgggtaacaataacaaatcagacattgaatatctctttaagcatggtcaagttaataattatgctgtggatgatgtattaaaccaggtattcccaaactggggtacgtacGTGCAATGccatcgggggtacgccaaatgaaaatgtgatttcacttattgggagtagtgcctcaaaagtactatctcacaactcgaagaaaccttcactcttgcgcagacattttagaaacaaaacatggcaATTTAAAAACTAAGACTACTTTCGAGTAGTaaaacatgtataaaagcaacagatgccATTAataaggggctagaagcgtccgAGTGGCTAGgtccgagtggctaggacaggcaagccccatactattgtggagtacttaattcttcctgctgccgtggaTATGGCTGGAACAATGCTGGGGgcaaaggcccaaaaaactatacagacaatgcctttaTCAAACAACactttcacgacgcatcagtgacatggcaggagatgttttgaaaccattactgctttgcatacaagccagtgaattatatgcgttacagctggatgagtcaacagactcATCCAACAAAAGCTATGACAAGGAgacagtggagtggtaacgcgcatgcaagcagttgctcccgatgccacttgggtacactgcagcatccaccgagaggctcttgctgccaagggaatgcctgacagcttgaaagacgttttggacaccacagtgaaaatggttaactttgttaaagcaaggcccctgaactctcgtgtattttctgcaccctgcaatgatatgggcagcgaccatgtaacgcttttacaacatacataagtgcgctggttatcaaggggcaaagtattgaccatttttttttaattgagagacaagcttagtTTTTTACTGACCATAATATTCACTtctctgaccgcttgcatgatgacaagtttGTCACGCGACTGACCTATCcgggtgatttaaaaaaaaaaaaaaaatccctcacctgaatgatctgaatctaggattacagggactctccgcaactatattcaatgtgctgtACAAAATTGAGGctgtgattaagaagttggagatcttctctgtctgcattaacagagacaacacacaggtctttccatcattgtatgatttgtgtgcaaatgaactcaagcttccggacaatgtcaaatgtgatatagcgaagcacctgagtgagttgagtgcgcaattacgcaggtactttccccgAAACTAATGACACAatcaactggattcgttatccctttcatgccctgcctccagtccacttaccgatatctgaacaagagagcctcatcgaaattgcattCAAGTGGTTCAGTGAACATTttatcagaagccactgccagctttctggattgggctgcgctcagagtatcctgccttggcaaatcacgctgttaagacactgattccttttgcaaccacgtacctatgtgagtggattctcagccctcactagcatgaaaactaaatacaggcacagactgtgtgttgaaaatgatttaagactgagactctctccaatataacccaacattgcagagttatgttcatcctttcaagcacacccttctcattaacctgtggcgagttattcacaatttcatatgtaagatggttaaataaagagcaaaatgataatattatttgtgccctgatcctataagagctctttgtcacttcccacgagctgggttgtgacaactcacactcattcttatgtttaataaatgtattgtatagtgtgtgtggcaggcttacaatgatggcaaaaaacaacatttgagggtatgctgaccctggtgctggaggttgaatgtttgaaggggtacgggactattaaaagtttgggaaccactgtattaaaccacccagatacatcaaagatgcagtcgtccttctgaactgagctgcaggacaggaaggaaactggtCAGGgacttcaccatgaggccattgctGATTTTAAAAccgctacagagttcaatggctgtgatgggagagaactgaggatggatcaacaacattgtagtgacccCATAATGACCTAAATTAGAGTgaaaagaatacaaatatacagaag is drawn from Salvelinus fontinalis isolate EN_2023a unplaced genomic scaffold, ASM2944872v1 scaffold_1488, whole genome shotgun sequence and contains these coding sequences:
- the LOC129849488 gene encoding protein Hikeshi-like isoform X1; protein product: MFGCLVAGRLVQTDAQQVAGDKFVFNLPDYENVNHVVVFMLGTVPFPAGMGGAVYFSFPDPVGGQVWQLLGFITNDKPSAIFKISQLKPGEGGEHPFRMMTVPQLASVAQVGVSIEPLEQLVQQTPVSGATVCAVDSFMQFTQKMLDSLYNFSSSFAVSQSQMTPNPSEMFIPASSILKWYENFQRRMAQNPNFWKT
- the LOC129849488 gene encoding protein Hikeshi-like isoform X2; amino-acid sequence: MLGTVPFPAGMGGAVYFSFPDPVGGQVWQLLGFITNDKPSAIFKISQLKPGEGGEHPFRMMTVPQLASVAQVGVSIEPLEQLVQQTPVSGATVCAVDSFMQFTQKMLDSLYNFSSSFAVSQSQMTPNPSEMFIPASSILKWYENFQRRMAQNPNFWKT